GATTCATTCTGTCAACTTCGTCGCCTTTGTCTCGCAGGTGTCAGTCGGGCAAACCGTGCGGATCGACGAAATCAAAGAGCGGTGCTGGGCACCGAACGACGCAAGCAAATGAGTTCCAACATTGCAAGCGGGGTCGCTAATGGGTGGAGAGCGGATAGGCAGCTTGGGCTTGGCAAACCGCGAGAGCTGACGATCAGATCAGAGTGAACGAAACGTCCGCGTCGAACTCCCGTCGCGCATCCGCAAACACCTCCGCCACTCCGGAGAATAGTGGAGTGAACCTCGAATCGAGATTGCCAGTGTTGCGCACCGTCACAGAAAACGGCGGCTCCAATTTGTTGATCCCGCCCGACAGACTATCATAAAGCGCGTTCAGATTGTGGCCGTGCCAGGAGGGGGCGCCAAGTTCGGGCAGAAGGGCTGCGAAGAAATCGTCCGTCGCAATCCACCCTGTGGCATCAAGTGTGATCGCCTTCATCTTTTTAAGGTGCCAGCGCATCCGAATGTCCGCAATGGCGCGTTAGCGGCCGTACCCGTCCTCGTTAGTCCGTCCCTGTGCCGGGATGGCGGACGAGGAGATGGCGCGGCCAGCGATTAGGGCGTCTTCTCAGGCGCTGCGGTCCAGACTCCGCCCGATCGCGACGAAGCCAGCGATCAGCGCCGGGATCAGCACGATCGACAGCACGACCTTGGCGAGCATCTGTCCCGCCAGCAGATGGCCGATCGGGAATTCGCCGTAGAAAGCGACGGTGATGAAGATCAGCGTGTCGACGATCTGGCTGAGCACGCCGGCGATCGCGCCGCGCAGCCACATCATCTTGCCGCCCTCGCGCTTCAACGCACTGA
This is a stretch of genomic DNA from Sphingomonas sp. BT-65. It encodes these proteins:
- a CDS encoding barstar family protein — protein: MRWHLKKMKAITLDATGWIATDDFFAALLPELGAPSWHGHNLNALYDSLSGGINKLEPPFSVTVRNTGNLDSRFTPLFSGVAEVFADARREFDADVSFTLI